A window of Zingiber officinale cultivar Zhangliang chromosome 5A, Zo_v1.1, whole genome shotgun sequence contains these coding sequences:
- the LOC121981874 gene encoding peroxidase P7-like: MAMIGKSSFLLFFLLSALACTARGQALSPSFYSRTCPSLQFIVSSVMTTAVQRDPRMGASILRLFFHDCFVNGCDGSVLLDDTPWLIGEKNAGGNRNSLRGFEVIDAIKASVEAACNATVSCADILALAARDGVSLLGGPTWLVDLGRRDGRTASRAAADSNLPASSSSLAGLIGLFGIKGLSPRDLTALSGAHTIGRARCVNFRGHIYADRNIDPSFASFRQLSCPAFGRDDNLAPLDTRSQDLFDNGYYRNLVERRGLMHSDQELYNGGSQDSLVQLYSVSTFDFFRDFVAAMGKMGNIGVLTGRRGEIRLNCRRVN; the protein is encoded by the exons ATGGCCATGATCGGCAAAAgcagcttcctcctcttcttccttctctcggcgctgGCTTGCACCGCGCGAGGCCAGGCACTGTCGCCATCATTCTACAGCCGGACCTGCCCAAGTCTCCAGTTCATCGTGAGCTCGGTCATGACTACCGCCGTGCAGAGAGATCCGAGGATGGGCGCCTCCATCCTGCGTCTCTTCTTCCATGACTGCTTCGTCAAC GGATGTGATGGATCGGTGTTGTTGGACGATACTCCGTGGTTGATCGGAGAGAAGAACGCGGGCGGGAACAGGAACTCCCTGCGCGGCTTTGAAGTCATCGATGCGATCAAGGCGAGCGTGGAAGCAGCTTGCAACGCGACGGTGTCGTGTGCCGATATCTTGGCTCTCGCGGCTCGTGATGGTGTCTCACTG CTTGGGGGACCGACTTGGCTGGTAGATCTAGGGCGGCGAGACGGGCGGACGGCGAGCCGGGCGGCGGCGGATTCCAATCTCCCGGCGTCGTCCTCGAGCTTGGCGGGGCTCATCGGGCTGTTCGGAATCAAAGGGCTCAGCCCCCGTGATCTGACTGCGCTGTCCGGCGCGCACACGATCGGCCGAGCTCGGTGCGTCAACTTCCGCGGTCACATCTACGCCGACAGAAACATCGACCCGAGCTTCGCCTCCTTCCGGCAGCTGAGCTGCCCGGCCTTCGGCAGAGACGACAACTTGGCTCCGCTCGACACACGGAGCCAGGACCTGTTCGACAACGGGTACTACAGGAACCTGGTGGAGCGCCGGGGACTGATGCACTCCGACCAGGAGCTCTACAACGGCGGATCACAGGACTCGCTGGTGCAGCTGTACAGCGTCAGTACGTTCGATTTCTTCCGTGACTTCGTAGCAGCGATGGGGAAGATGGGCAACATTGGCGTCCTCACAGGAAGGCGAGGAGAGATCAGATTGAACTGCAGAAgggtaaattaa